The following DNA comes from Caulobacter sp. X.
TCCTTGAGTCAGATCGACAAAGACGTTCGTATCGAGCGCCAGGGTCACCAGTCGAAGTCACGCTCTTGCATGGGCGGCTGATCACGATCGGGAAAGTCGGCGCCGCCTTCGGCGTCGATACGCGCGAACATGGCTTCTAGTTCGGCGCGCGTTCGCGGAGGCTTCACCGGCAGTGGCTCCAGAATAACGGCGTTTCCCTGCCGGCGGAGGGCCAC
Coding sequences within:
- a CDS encoding antitoxin; translated protein: MGKFEIAPARAKLFTHRGGQAVQLPEGFAFEGAEVALRRQGNAVILEPLPVKPPRTRAELEAMFARIDAEGGADFPDRDQPPMQERDFDW